The Microcoleus sp. bin38.metabat.b11b12b14.051 genome contains a region encoding:
- a CDS encoding diguanylate cyclase — protein sequence MLTRNQSLKILLVEDDLADATLIEDLLGSFSDSLFRLQTVKCLEIGLACLEAENFDAVLLDLSVADSLGGSEALAILKARSPTVPVVVLTDINDENTALSVLRSGAQDCLVKGRFHRTLLVRAIHYAIERQRIEEQLRQQALRERLLGQMIEHIRSSIDATSILQNTVAEVRQFLKTDRVLVYRCQDWASPLDGEQQKGAIVAGDGLPDGYIENQNINAALAVSCFFLVESQSVQAIADISAAPLADSCKELLVDCEIAAVLSVPIWQSGDWETANQRLEETVWESEKIEDTAENYILLPAVGKPQVQSSSAPDAAGKNGNILWGMLTAYNCSGVREWQEWEIDFLQHLANQVAIAIEQSQLYRQLAIANQKLQQLATTDGLTGIANRRQFDRVLMLEWRRLAREEMPLSLIMFDIDFFKLYNDFYGHLGGDDCLRQVAGAIASCAKRAGDLPARYGGEEFAVVLPNTSAAGANVVARKICDTIADLKLPHARSSIGPYVTLSCGIATVIPAAEASPDTLISSADSALYQAKSAGKNRICHASSQSESCPLTALGL from the coding sequence GTGTTAACACGTAACCAATCTCTGAAAATTTTGTTGGTTGAGGATGACCTCGCAGATGCGACGCTGATCGAAGACCTTTTAGGGTCATTCAGCGACTCTCTGTTTCGCCTCCAAACTGTTAAGTGCCTAGAGATAGGACTCGCGTGTCTGGAAGCAGAAAATTTTGATGCGGTACTGTTAGATTTGTCAGTTGCAGACAGCTTGGGGGGAAGTGAGGCTCTGGCAATTTTGAAAGCCCGATCGCCCACGGTGCCGGTGGTGGTGCTGACGGATATTAATGATGAAAATACGGCGCTGTCGGTATTGCGATCGGGCGCTCAAGATTGTTTGGTAAAAGGCAGATTTCACAGAACTCTGCTGGTGCGCGCTATCCATTACGCGATCGAGCGCCAGCGCATCGAAGAACAATTGCGGCAGCAGGCTCTGCGAGAGCGGCTGTTGGGACAAATGATCGAACACATTCGATCGTCCATAGATGCCACCAGCATTCTCCAGAATACCGTCGCCGAAGTGCGCCAATTCCTCAAAACCGATCGCGTTTTAGTTTATCGCTGTCAGGATTGGGCGTCTCCACTGGATGGGGAACAGCAAAAAGGTGCGATCGTCGCAGGTGACGGTTTGCCAGACGGTTATATTGAAAACCAAAATATTAATGCTGCTTTGGCAGTGTCATGCTTTTTTTTGGTGGAATCTCAGTCAGTACAAGCAATAGCAGATATCAGCGCAGCCCCGTTGGCTGACAGTTGCAAAGAGTTGCTGGTAGATTGTGAAATTGCAGCGGTTTTAAGCGTGCCAATTTGGCAGTCTGGCGACTGGGAAACGGCAAACCAAAGACTAGAAGAAACTGTTTGGGAATCAGAAAAAATAGAAGATACAGCGGAAAATTATATCTTGCTGCCGGCTGTTGGTAAACCGCAGGTGCAGAGTTCAAGTGCGCCGGATGCTGCGGGTAAAAATGGCAATATTTTGTGGGGAATGCTGACGGCATATAATTGCAGCGGTGTCAGGGAATGGCAGGAGTGGGAAATAGATTTTTTACAGCACTTGGCGAATCAAGTGGCGATCGCGATCGAACAATCTCAACTTTACCGCCAGCTAGCAATAGCCAATCAAAAATTGCAGCAACTGGCAACTACTGACGGACTGACGGGGATTGCCAACCGCCGCCAGTTCGATCGCGTTTTGATGTTAGAGTGGCGCAGGTTGGCAAGAGAGGAAATGCCGCTGTCTTTAATTATGTTTGACATCGACTTTTTTAAACTTTACAACGACTTTTACGGGCACCTCGGCGGGGATGATTGTTTGCGTCAAGTTGCCGGGGCGATCGCCAGTTGTGCCAAGCGGGCTGGGGATTTGCCTGCCCGCTACGGTGGCGAAGAATTTGCTGTAGTGCTGCCCAACACCAGCGCTGCTGGCGCCAACGTTGTCGCCCGGAAAATTTGCGACACCATCGCCGACTTGAAACTGCCCCACGCGCGATCGTCGATCGGCCCCTACGTTACCCTCAGTTGCGGCATTGCGACGGTGATTCCTGCTGCCGAAGCATCTCCCGACACCCTAATTAGCAGCGCTGACAGCGCCCTTTATCAAGCCAAAAGCGCTGGCAAAAATCGCATTTGTCACGCCAGCAGCCAGTCGGAATCTTGCCCTTTAACCGCTTTAGGTTTGTAG